The following proteins are encoded in a genomic region of Roseisolibacter agri:
- a CDS encoding SusC/RagA family TonB-linked outer membrane protein: protein MNRLRATLPAVVALAVVAQDAAAQRRITGRVTASTGEPLSAVTVQVLGTTAGALTNEQGQFTVVVPQAGATLRFRRIGYQQREVALAAGQAEVNVALTRDVLQLEQVTITGNTTSLSTRNATTAVSVVNAQEVTRAPSQSIEQALQGKVLGAKIDMNSGAPGGGGQIQIRGVTSVLGNGQPLIVVDGVIFSNEGYSSGANSLTGAGAGIATSQDAVVNRLADLNPNEIESVEVLKSAAATALYGSRASNGVVVIRTKRGIAGATKVNLVQRVGTQGMLRKLGQRQFTSVEQIVDLPYGNGESAEDALKALFPSGTIPASANRDIESEFYDNKSPSYATILSLTGGNERTQFFSSLTNDHETGLAPRTGRDLQAGRFNVDQQFSQRFRASLGINVTRNDLNRGLSNNDNAAVSPIYNFAYSPWVIPYGQKDANGNYPENPFNGGGASTSNPFQTFEYVKVNEQVYRSTGSANVTYNAVETDKNRLALNVQGGFDRFQQEGDIRSPAFLQFEPNDNLLGTLAYSDIRQLNYNFNTNLTHTFTPGAIASFTTAVGTGYERQGGNVGRVRARGVQPGITNPFVTGAAQQLDVAADGFIFRDQFATVTEQILAFGEKLAINGGVRFDRSSSYGERSKWYAFPRVAGSYLLETPMVTQLDNIKVRASLGFTGNRPRFADRFLVLGSGTAIGGQTSLTRPATVNNPDIKPERLRETEFGADLQGFGGRAVLEATVYDRTITDLLFTAPAAPSSGFTNLVLNTGELTNKGLELGLQLLPIQTRTTTWTSRINFQTNRQEVNDLPASIPRFTVPGSFGVSWGRNSLASGYRTTYIWGNAPLNPTTLLPLEDGYFAKNPNAKSGTDYVVRDTVIGDANPDFLMNFNNSVQFGRFTVSALVDWRKGGMVANMTHTLYDEGGTSRDYDDPSPVAGMPKGEYNYAAWNGGNDARAYLEDGSNVRLREVQVAFDAPQSFARRVRANSLRVSLQGRNLLMATDYWGYDPEFNNFANTNLNRFIDLAPFPAVRQFSIQFDLGF from the coding sequence GTGAATCGACTTCGTGCGACGCTCCCCGCGGTCGTCGCGCTCGCCGTCGTGGCGCAGGACGCCGCGGCGCAGCGCCGGATCACCGGGCGCGTCACCGCCTCGACCGGCGAGCCGCTGAGCGCGGTCACCGTCCAGGTCCTCGGGACGACCGCCGGTGCGCTGACGAACGAGCAGGGGCAGTTCACGGTCGTCGTGCCGCAGGCGGGCGCCACGCTCCGCTTCCGCCGCATCGGGTACCAGCAGCGCGAGGTCGCCCTCGCGGCGGGCCAGGCCGAGGTGAACGTGGCCCTCACGCGCGACGTGCTCCAGCTGGAGCAGGTCACGATCACGGGCAACACGACCTCGCTCTCGACGCGCAACGCGACGACGGCGGTGAGCGTCGTCAACGCGCAGGAGGTCACGCGCGCGCCCTCGCAGTCCATCGAGCAGGCGCTCCAGGGCAAGGTCCTCGGCGCCAAGATCGACATGAACTCGGGCGCCCCGGGTGGCGGCGGCCAGATCCAGATCCGCGGCGTGACGTCGGTGCTCGGCAACGGCCAGCCGCTGATCGTCGTCGACGGCGTGATCTTCTCGAACGAGGGCTACTCCTCGGGCGCCAACTCGCTGACCGGCGCCGGGGCCGGCATCGCGACGTCGCAGGACGCCGTCGTGAACCGCCTCGCCGACCTGAACCCGAACGAGATCGAGAGCGTCGAGGTCCTGAAGTCGGCCGCCGCGACCGCCCTCTACGGCTCGCGCGCCTCCAACGGCGTGGTCGTGATCCGCACCAAGCGCGGCATCGCCGGCGCGACGAAGGTCAACCTCGTGCAGCGCGTCGGCACGCAGGGCATGCTGCGCAAGCTCGGGCAGCGGCAGTTCACGAGCGTCGAGCAGATCGTCGACCTGCCGTACGGCAACGGCGAGAGCGCGGAGGACGCGCTCAAGGCGCTCTTCCCCAGCGGCACCATCCCGGCGTCGGCGAACCGCGACATCGAGAGCGAGTTCTACGACAACAAGAGCCCGTCGTACGCGACCATCCTGTCGCTGACCGGCGGCAACGAGCGGACGCAGTTCTTCTCGTCGCTGACGAACGACCACGAGACCGGCCTCGCGCCGCGCACGGGCCGCGACCTGCAGGCCGGCCGCTTCAACGTCGACCAGCAGTTCAGCCAGCGCTTCCGCGCGTCCCTCGGCATCAACGTCACGCGCAACGACCTGAACCGCGGCCTGTCGAACAACGACAACGCGGCGGTCAGCCCGATCTACAACTTCGCCTACTCGCCGTGGGTCATCCCCTACGGCCAGAAGGACGCGAACGGCAACTACCCCGAGAACCCGTTCAATGGCGGCGGCGCGTCGACGTCGAACCCGTTCCAGACGTTCGAGTACGTGAAGGTGAACGAGCAGGTCTACCGCTCGACTGGCTCGGCCAACGTCACGTACAACGCGGTGGAGACGGACAAGAACCGCCTCGCGCTGAACGTCCAGGGCGGCTTCGACCGCTTCCAGCAGGAGGGCGACATCCGCTCGCCCGCGTTCCTGCAGTTCGAGCCGAACGACAACCTCCTCGGCACGCTGGCGTACTCGGACATCCGCCAGCTGAACTACAACTTCAACACCAACCTGACGCACACGTTCACCCCGGGCGCCATCGCGTCGTTCACGACGGCGGTGGGCACCGGCTACGAGCGGCAGGGTGGCAACGTGGGCCGCGTGCGCGCCCGCGGCGTGCAGCCGGGCATCACGAACCCGTTCGTGACGGGCGCCGCGCAGCAGCTGGACGTGGCGGCCGACGGCTTCATCTTCCGCGACCAGTTCGCGACGGTGACCGAGCAGATCCTCGCCTTCGGCGAGAAGCTGGCGATCAACGGCGGCGTGCGCTTCGACCGCTCCAGCTCCTACGGCGAGCGCTCCAAGTGGTACGCGTTCCCGCGCGTCGCGGGATCGTACCTGCTCGAGACGCCGATGGTGACGCAGCTCGACAACATCAAGGTGCGCGCGAGCCTCGGCTTCACCGGCAACCGCCCGCGCTTCGCCGACCGCTTCCTCGTCCTCGGCTCGGGCACGGCCATCGGCGGGCAGACGAGCCTCACGCGCCCGGCCACGGTGAACAACCCGGACATCAAGCCGGAGCGCCTGCGCGAGACCGAGTTCGGCGCCGACCTGCAGGGCTTCGGTGGCCGCGCGGTGCTCGAGGCCACGGTCTACGACCGCACGATCACCGACCTGCTGTTCACGGCACCGGCCGCGCCGTCGAGCGGCTTCACGAACCTCGTCCTGAACACCGGCGAGCTGACCAACAAGGGCCTCGAGCTCGGCCTGCAGCTGCTGCCGATCCAGACGCGCACCACCACCTGGACGTCGCGCATCAACTTCCAGACGAACCGTCAGGAAGTGAACGACCTGCCGGCCAGCATCCCGCGCTTCACGGTGCCGGGGTCGTTCGGCGTCTCGTGGGGCCGCAACTCGCTCGCCTCGGGCTACCGCACGACCTACATCTGGGGCAACGCGCCGCTCAACCCGACGACGCTCCTGCCGCTCGAGGACGGGTACTTCGCCAAGAACCCGAACGCGAAGAGCGGGACGGACTACGTGGTCCGCGACACCGTCATCGGCGACGCGAACCCCGACTTCCTGATGAACTTCAACAACTCGGTGCAGTTCGGGCGCTTCACGGTGTCCGCGCTGGTCGATTGGCGGAAGGGCGGGATGGTCGCGAACATGACGCACACGCTCTATGACGAGGGCGGCACGTCGCGCGACTACGACGATCCGTCGCCGGTCGCCGGCATGCCGAAGGGCGAGTACAACTACGCGGCGTGGAACGGCGGCAACGACGCCCGCGCGTACCTCGAGGACGGCAGCAACGTGCGCCTCCGCGAGGTGCAGGTGGCGTTCGACGCGCCGCAGTCGTTCGCGCGCCGTGTGCGCGCCAACTCGCTCCGCGTCAGCCTGCAGGGCCGCAACCTGCTCATGGCGACCGACTACTGGGGCTACGACCCCGAGTTCAACAACTTCGCGAACACGAACCTGAACCGGTTCATCGACCTGGCGCCGTTCCCGGCGGTGCGCCAGTTCTCGATCCAGTTCGACCTCGGCTTCTAA
- the lpdA gene encoding dihydrolipoyl dehydrogenase: protein MASYDVIILGGGPAGYVCAIRCAQLGLSTAIIEREALGGTCVLWGCIPAKALLESAALANKIRHANDFGITVGDVSFHYGTAMKRSRAVSTQNSKGVEFLMKKNKVTYLKGTAKLAGPKSVTLTGADGKSERHEAKKAIVVATGSRVRGLPQIGLALDKKVVLSSDEVLVLEQAPKTMAVIGAGAVGCEFADVFNAFGTKVTLIEVLPQILPLEDADCSAEVAKSFKKRGMDVLTSAKISDVKVGADGATMSVEVNGAKQQLAVEKVLVAAGRAPNVEEVGLKELNVQLTERGFVKIDDRFETSVKGVYAIGDVAGNQMLAHKGSREGHVLAELLAGAHTHPVNYKNIPSCTYCHPEVASIGLTEAQCKEQKLDYKIGKFPFSANGRARTAGETDGFVKIIRDAKYGEILGAHIVGAHATEMIHELAVARENEFTVEEIDLAVHAHPTLSEAVAEAALDSLGKMIHA from the coding sequence ATGGCTTCGTACGACGTCATCATCCTGGGCGGCGGCCCGGCCGGCTACGTGTGCGCCATCCGCTGCGCCCAGCTCGGCCTCTCCACGGCCATCATCGAGCGCGAGGCGCTCGGCGGCACGTGCGTGCTCTGGGGGTGCATCCCCGCCAAGGCGCTCCTGGAGAGCGCGGCCCTGGCCAACAAGATCCGCCACGCCAACGACTTCGGCATCACCGTCGGCGACGTGTCGTTCCACTACGGCACGGCCATGAAGCGCTCGCGCGCCGTCAGCACGCAGAACTCGAAGGGCGTCGAGTTCCTCATGAAGAAGAACAAGGTCACCTACCTCAAGGGGACCGCGAAGCTGGCCGGCCCGAAGAGCGTCACGCTCACCGGCGCCGACGGCAAGTCGGAGCGCCACGAGGCCAAGAAGGCCATCGTCGTCGCCACCGGCTCGCGCGTGCGCGGGCTGCCGCAGATCGGCCTCGCCCTCGACAAGAAGGTCGTGCTGTCGTCCGACGAGGTGCTCGTCCTCGAGCAGGCGCCCAAGACGATGGCCGTCATCGGCGCCGGCGCGGTGGGCTGCGAGTTCGCCGACGTCTTCAACGCCTTCGGCACCAAGGTCACGCTGATCGAGGTGCTGCCCCAGATCCTCCCGCTGGAGGACGCCGACTGCTCGGCCGAGGTGGCCAAGTCGTTCAAGAAGCGCGGCATGGACGTGCTGACCAGCGCCAAGATCAGCGACGTGAAGGTCGGTGCCGACGGCGCGACCATGAGCGTCGAGGTCAACGGCGCCAAGCAGCAGCTGGCGGTCGAGAAGGTGCTGGTGGCGGCGGGCCGCGCGCCCAACGTCGAGGAGGTCGGCCTCAAGGAGCTGAACGTCCAGCTCACCGAGCGCGGCTTCGTGAAGATCGACGACCGCTTCGAGACCAGCGTGAAGGGCGTCTACGCGATCGGCGACGTCGCGGGGAACCAGATGCTGGCCCACAAGGGCTCGCGCGAGGGCCACGTGCTGGCCGAGCTGCTGGCCGGTGCGCACACGCACCCGGTCAACTACAAGAACATCCCGAGCTGCACCTACTGCCACCCGGAGGTCGCGTCGATCGGCCTCACCGAGGCGCAGTGCAAGGAGCAGAAGCTGGACTACAAGATCGGGAAGTTCCCGTTCAGCGCGAACGGCCGCGCGCGCACGGCGGGCGAGACGGACGGCTTCGTGAAGATCATCCGCGACGCGAAGTACGGCGAGATCCTGGGCGCGCACATCGTCGGCGCCCACGCCACCGAGATGATCCACGAGCTGGCCGTCGCGCGCGAGAACGAGTTCACGGTGGAGGAGATCGACCTCGCGGTGCACGCGCACCCGACGCTCTCCGAGGCGGTGGCCGAGGCGGCGCTCGACTCGCTCGGCAAGATGATCCACGCGTGA
- a CDS encoding DUF3592 domain-containing protein: MSRSGRVGGFAVPLGLFMLVGIALWGWNAWRLVRGRATPAVVVSSTVDRSSGRSGTSYRPAVEYRYVVGDSEYVGTAVLPGRGEGRGRGWAERIAARYVPNDSTTAWVDPRDPSNAYLVRQPSAGVLLMIAAPLAVIGLLLVDGSVGSRDDPMPPPDPAPAGPGSWVVALRDPPAREANAVARAAGRWRPAALAVIGAHVVLVAWCAADEPGMRETLAAAWRATFGDGFFVFDVAVLAGAWWYVARRRRAAARTAARVRGARVLLDQPAVRIGSAVSAALQPMFASERAALRDATLTLEHETREMPSGKVRHRDAHAPLDAGGGATEATSAATYVLPAHAIASSTRADEAPRTAWAFVARLRFTDGHEATLRFPVRVHAASATG, translated from the coding sequence GTGAGCCGATCGGGCCGCGTCGGCGGCTTCGCGGTCCCGCTCGGGCTGTTCATGCTCGTCGGGATCGCGCTGTGGGGGTGGAACGCCTGGCGCCTCGTGCGCGGGCGGGCCACCCCCGCCGTCGTCGTGTCCTCGACGGTCGACCGGTCGAGCGGGCGCAGCGGCACGTCCTACCGGCCGGCGGTGGAGTACCGCTACGTCGTCGGCGACTCGGAGTACGTCGGCACCGCGGTGCTGCCCGGGCGAGGAGAGGGGCGCGGCCGCGGGTGGGCCGAGCGCATCGCCGCGCGCTACGTCCCGAACGACTCGACGACGGCGTGGGTCGATCCGCGCGATCCGTCGAACGCGTACCTCGTTCGGCAGCCCAGCGCCGGCGTGCTGCTGATGATCGCGGCGCCGCTGGCCGTCATCGGGCTGCTGCTCGTGGACGGGTCGGTCGGATCGCGGGACGATCCGATGCCGCCGCCCGATCCCGCGCCCGCGGGACCGGGCAGCTGGGTGGTCGCGCTGCGCGATCCGCCCGCGCGCGAGGCGAATGCGGTCGCGCGCGCCGCCGGCCGATGGCGGCCCGCCGCGCTGGCGGTCATCGGCGCGCACGTGGTGCTGGTGGCGTGGTGCGCGGCCGACGAGCCGGGGATGCGCGAGACGCTCGCCGCCGCGTGGCGCGCGACCTTCGGCGACGGCTTCTTCGTCTTCGACGTCGCGGTGCTGGCGGGCGCGTGGTGGTACGTCGCGCGGCGGCGGCGGGCCGCGGCGCGGACGGCAGCACGCGTGCGCGGCGCGCGGGTGCTGCTCGACCAGCCCGCGGTGCGCATCGGCAGCGCGGTGAGCGCGGCGCTGCAGCCGATGTTCGCGAGCGAGCGGGCCGCGCTGCGCGACGCCACGCTGACGCTGGAGCACGAGACGCGCGAGATGCCGTCGGGCAAGGTGCGGCATCGCGACGCGCACGCGCCGCTCGACGCCGGCGGCGGCGCGACCGAGGCGACGTCCGCGGCGACGTACGTGCTGCCCGCGCACGCGATCGCCTCGTCGACGCGCGCGGACGAGGCGCCGCGCACCGCGTGGGCGTTCGTCGCCCGGCTGCGCTTCACGGACGGGCACGAGGCGACGCTGCGCTTCCCCGTCCGCGTGCACGCCGCGTCAGCTACAGGTTAG
- a CDS encoding RagB/SusD family nutrient uptake outer membrane protein, producing MPTMSRVRRALVALAASVPLGIACSDPFVPDYNNPTIGDVVNDAAQLQGQASGLLAGDRERHAFQILVLETMGRDAYRIDVADPRYLLQPLGQFSPGAFLVDFTWNSLYQTIRGAQLLTRGVDASTSLSATEKAAARGYARTLQALEYIRLIETRDTLGVPILSGSGTLDPVRCKPAVLAYAVALLDSAAADLAAGGTAFPFTLSSGFTGNGTFNTPTTFRRFNRGLAAKALTYLGFIDYARNGSVGTAALQSALTALGESFASETGTLRDGVYHVYSTASGDLANANYDPSVYRANPKVLADAEAGDLRLSKVRRDATARKENSDGTIASDILFTNITGPTTPLPILTNEELLLIRAEVLWGLQRDAEALALVNTVRSRAGGLPARTAASLATRTDLLREILRQKRYSLLFESGARFVDMRMFGFFNELGSELGGGQLGPRVIPFPQAEIDARGGILTCS from the coding sequence ATGCCCACCATGTCCCGCGTCCGCCGCGCGCTCGTCGCGCTCGCGGCGTCCGTACCGCTCGGCATCGCGTGCTCCGACCCGTTCGTCCCCGACTACAACAACCCCACCATCGGCGATGTGGTGAACGACGCCGCGCAGCTGCAGGGGCAGGCGTCGGGGCTGCTGGCGGGCGACCGCGAGCGCCACGCCTTCCAGATCCTCGTGCTCGAGACGATGGGGCGCGACGCGTACCGCATCGACGTCGCGGATCCACGCTACCTGCTGCAGCCGCTCGGGCAGTTCAGCCCTGGCGCCTTCCTGGTGGACTTCACCTGGAACTCGCTCTACCAGACGATCCGCGGCGCGCAGCTGCTGACGCGCGGCGTCGACGCCTCGACGTCGCTATCGGCGACCGAGAAGGCCGCCGCGCGCGGCTACGCGCGCACGCTGCAGGCGCTCGAGTACATCCGCCTCATCGAGACGCGCGACACGCTGGGCGTGCCGATCCTGAGTGGCTCCGGCACGCTCGATCCCGTGCGCTGCAAGCCGGCCGTGCTCGCGTACGCGGTGGCGCTGCTCGACTCGGCCGCGGCGGACCTGGCCGCGGGCGGCACGGCGTTCCCGTTCACGCTCTCCAGCGGCTTCACGGGCAACGGCACCTTCAACACGCCGACGACGTTCCGCCGCTTCAACCGCGGGCTCGCTGCCAAGGCGCTGACCTACCTGGGCTTCATCGACTACGCACGCAACGGCTCCGTGGGCACCGCGGCGCTGCAGTCGGCGCTGACCGCGCTCGGCGAGTCGTTCGCGAGCGAGACCGGCACGCTGCGCGACGGCGTGTACCACGTCTACAGCACGGCGTCGGGCGACCTCGCGAACGCCAACTACGACCCGTCGGTCTACCGCGCCAACCCCAAGGTGCTGGCGGACGCCGAGGCGGGCGACCTGCGGCTGTCGAAGGTCCGGCGCGACGCGACGGCGCGGAAGGAGAACTCGGACGGCACGATCGCGTCCGACATCCTCTTCACCAACATCACCGGCCCCACCACGCCGCTGCCGATCCTCACGAACGAGGAGCTGCTGCTGATCCGCGCCGAGGTGCTGTGGGGGCTGCAGCGCGACGCGGAGGCGCTGGCGCTGGTGAACACGGTCCGCTCGCGCGCCGGCGGGCTGCCCGCGCGCACCGCCGCGAGCCTCGCCACGCGCACCGACCTGCTGCGGGAGATCCTGCGGCAGAAGCGCTACTCGCTGCTGTTCGAGAGCGGCGCGCGCTTCGTGGACATGCGGATGTTCGGCTTCTTCAACGAGCTGGGCTCGGAGCTCGGCGGCGGCCAGCTGGGCCCGCGCGTGATCCCGTTCCCACAGGCCGAGATCGACGCGCGCGGCGGGATCCTAACCTGTAGCTGA
- a CDS encoding SusC/RagA family TonB-linked outer membrane protein yields the protein MSRVLAYAIAAVAALSSIAQAQRRVTGRVTDRATGEPLPAVSVTVGGTAIRTVTDERGAFVLRLPTSAPATLLVRRIGYGRVDTPVGAADTSVVITLARDVLRLENVVVTGAATQVSRRNAANDIAQVSAEQMAAVPAASLENALAGRIAGAQVVANSGAPGGGNQVRLRGVTSVFGSADPLYVVDGVIVSNDVTQTGTNAISVATRTAVGSNASNQDNGVNRIADLNPNDIESIDVLKGASASAIYGSKASNGVIVIRTKRGSGARAGGDLVQRFGTRQLSGKFGARRFTLEEARAFGTARGLSAAEVEENYARCNGFCDFEEQLFGETPFNFETSLAVRGGTEGGTTYYASGLALHDGGIQKNTGYEKQNVRLSLGQTLGSRAVLQVGATLVRTLTRRGISNNDNANITPYFVFAGTPSFFDMRPRDGVYPHNPFAVTNLFQNRDLIRTPDEVYRLIPNARLSYGLMRRPTQTLELRADGGLDRYNEQVNVVSPRALYFEANDGLPGTLTALSANSLAANVNLSAVHGWTPADLGFTATTAVGVQREVTQRRSTNVVTRDVVAGQENVNRGSASEVFADRTAVRGLALYAQEEVLALKERLLATVGARAERSTVNGDIDKFYVFPKASLAYRIPAPLAFVDEIKPRVAVGQSGNQPLYIQKYSPALANTYQGQNALQPGPINGNTAIQPERQTEIEGGVDLSLGGGRAFLALTGYQKTIDDVILHFVTAPSLGYQVDIRNGGTIRNRGFEAALDLTPLRSNTVTWVSRTTFARNVGVVTALPAGVTAFNIERDATGQRVAFGAGYGIGRLEVGKRVTQIVASGCNGGCVEQKGDAAPSFTLGVSNDVTWRRLRLSALVDWQPGADLVNITQNVYDGGGLAPDRPDGGAGRARENDAVGNAQYVQDASFAKLREVVASLELPAGLTRRAFGGAVRVARVELSGRNLVTWTKYAGVDPEVSNFGSQQISRFIDLAPFPPSRTFYLTVSAGF from the coding sequence GTGTCGAGAGTGCTCGCGTACGCCATCGCCGCCGTGGCCGCGCTGTCCTCCATCGCGCAGGCCCAGCGCCGCGTGACGGGCCGCGTGACCGATCGCGCCACCGGGGAGCCGCTGCCCGCCGTCTCCGTGACCGTCGGCGGAACGGCCATCCGCACCGTCACCGACGAGCGCGGCGCGTTCGTCCTCCGCCTGCCGACGTCGGCGCCCGCGACGCTCCTGGTGCGCCGCATCGGCTACGGCCGCGTCGACACACCGGTCGGCGCCGCCGACACGAGCGTCGTCATCACGCTCGCGCGCGACGTGCTGCGGCTGGAGAACGTCGTCGTCACGGGCGCCGCGACGCAGGTGTCGCGTCGCAACGCCGCCAACGACATCGCGCAGGTGAGCGCGGAGCAGATGGCGGCCGTGCCCGCGGCCAGCCTCGAGAACGCGCTCGCGGGGCGCATCGCCGGCGCGCAGGTGGTCGCCAACTCGGGCGCACCCGGCGGCGGCAACCAGGTGCGGCTGCGCGGCGTGACCTCCGTCTTCGGCTCGGCCGACCCGCTGTACGTGGTGGACGGCGTCATCGTCAGCAACGACGTCACGCAGACCGGCACGAACGCCATCTCCGTGGCGACGCGCACCGCGGTCGGCTCCAACGCGTCGAACCAGGACAACGGCGTCAACCGGATCGCGGACCTCAACCCGAACGACATCGAGAGCATCGACGTGCTCAAGGGCGCGTCGGCGTCGGCGATCTACGGCTCGAAGGCGTCGAACGGCGTCATCGTCATCCGCACCAAGCGCGGCAGCGGCGCGCGCGCCGGCGGCGACCTGGTGCAGCGCTTCGGCACGCGGCAGCTCTCGGGCAAGTTCGGCGCGCGGCGCTTCACGCTGGAGGAGGCGCGCGCCTTCGGCACGGCGCGCGGCCTCAGCGCCGCCGAGGTCGAGGAGAACTACGCCCGGTGCAACGGCTTCTGCGACTTCGAGGAGCAGCTGTTCGGCGAGACGCCCTTCAACTTCGAGACGAGCCTCGCCGTGCGCGGCGGCACCGAGGGCGGCACGACGTACTACGCGTCGGGGCTGGCGCTGCACGACGGCGGCATCCAGAAGAACACCGGCTACGAGAAGCAGAACGTCCGCCTCAGCCTCGGGCAGACGCTCGGCTCGCGTGCGGTGCTGCAGGTGGGCGCGACGCTGGTGCGCACGCTGACGCGCCGGGGCATCAGCAACAACGACAACGCGAACATCACGCCGTACTTCGTCTTCGCGGGGACGCCGAGCTTCTTCGACATGCGGCCGCGCGACGGCGTGTATCCGCACAACCCGTTCGCGGTCACGAACCTGTTCCAGAACCGCGACCTGATCCGGACGCCGGACGAAGTGTATCGCCTGATTCCGAACGCGCGGCTGTCGTACGGCCTGATGCGCCGCCCGACGCAGACGCTGGAGCTGCGGGCGGACGGCGGGCTCGATCGCTACAACGAGCAGGTGAACGTCGTCTCGCCGCGCGCCCTCTACTTCGAGGCCAACGACGGCCTGCCCGGGACGCTCACCGCGCTGAGCGCGAACTCGCTGGCGGCCAACGTGAACCTGAGCGCGGTGCACGGGTGGACGCCGGCGGACCTCGGCTTCACGGCCACGACCGCCGTCGGCGTGCAGCGCGAGGTGACGCAGCGCCGCTCCACCAACGTCGTGACGCGCGACGTCGTGGCGGGGCAGGAGAACGTGAATCGCGGCTCCGCCTCCGAGGTCTTCGCCGACCGCACGGCGGTGCGCGGGCTCGCGCTCTACGCGCAGGAGGAGGTGCTGGCGCTCAAGGAGCGGCTGCTGGCGACCGTCGGCGCGCGCGCGGAGCGGAGCACGGTCAACGGGGACATCGACAAGTTCTACGTCTTCCCCAAGGCGTCGCTCGCCTACCGCATCCCGGCGCCGCTCGCCTTCGTCGACGAGATCAAGCCGCGCGTGGCGGTGGGGCAGTCGGGGAACCAGCCGCTCTACATCCAGAAGTACTCGCCGGCGCTCGCCAACACGTACCAGGGGCAGAACGCGCTGCAGCCCGGGCCCATCAACGGCAACACCGCGATCCAGCCCGAGCGGCAGACGGAGATCGAGGGCGGCGTCGACCTCTCGCTCGGCGGCGGGCGCGCGTTCCTCGCGCTCACCGGCTACCAGAAGACCATCGACGACGTGATCCTGCACTTCGTGACCGCGCCGTCGCTCGGATACCAGGTCGACATCCGCAACGGCGGCACGATCCGGAACCGCGGCTTCGAGGCGGCGCTCGACCTCACGCCGCTGCGGAGCAACACCGTGACCTGGGTGTCGCGGACGACGTTCGCGCGCAACGTCGGCGTCGTGACCGCGCTGCCGGCCGGCGTGACCGCGTTCAACATCGAGCGCGACGCGACGGGCCAGCGCGTCGCCTTCGGGGCGGGCTACGGCATCGGGCGGCTGGAGGTGGGGAAGCGCGTGACGCAGATCGTCGCCAGCGGCTGCAACGGCGGCTGCGTGGAGCAGAAGGGCGACGCCGCGCCGTCGTTCACGCTCGGCGTCAGCAACGACGTCACGTGGCGGCGGCTGCGCCTCTCGGCGCTGGTGGACTGGCAGCCGGGCGCGGACCTCGTGAACATCACGCAGAACGTCTACGACGGTGGCGGCCTCGCACCCGACCGGCCGGACGGCGGGGCAGGGCGCGCCCGCGAGAACGACGCGGTGGGCAACGCGCAGTACGTGCAGGACGCGTCGTTCGCCAAGCTGCGCGAGGTGGTGGCGTCGCTGGAGCTGCCGGCCGGCCTGACCCGCCGCGCGTTCGGCGGCGCGGTGCGCGTGGCGCGCGTGGAGCTGAGCGGCCGCAACCTCGTCACGTGGACCAAGTACGCGGGCGTCGATCCGGAGGTCAGCAACTTCGGGAGCCAGCAGATCAGCCGCTTCATCGACCTCGCGCCGTTCCCGCCCAGCCGGACGTTCTACCTCACCGTCAGCGCGGGGTTCTGA
- the lipB gene encoding lipoyl(octanoyl) transferase LipB produces the protein MSSPPRRLFVVALGTMPYAEGLALQRAVARARITGAIAEDVLLLVEHPPVFTLGRSTKASSLPLPAEALRARGIEVHEIERGGDVTFHGPGQLVGYPIVDLKRHRKDLHWYLRQVEEALIEGIAPFGLAGTRSAGYTGVWVESRDAAGAVVSRKLASIGVHARDWVTWHGFALNVTMEPLRFFDLIVPCGIAGVDMTSVARELGAGREASVERVGREVARGFGRVFDLVPVFLTPDELRARLPADAEVPAAVSA, from the coding sequence ATGTCCTCGCCTCCCCGCCGTCTGTTCGTCGTCGCGCTCGGCACCATGCCGTACGCCGAGGGGCTCGCGCTGCAGCGCGCTGTGGCACGCGCGCGCATCACCGGCGCCATCGCCGAGGACGTGCTGCTCCTCGTCGAGCACCCGCCGGTGTTCACGCTCGGCCGCTCGACGAAGGCGAGCAGCCTGCCGCTGCCGGCCGAGGCGCTGCGCGCGCGCGGGATCGAGGTGCACGAGATCGAGCGCGGCGGCGACGTCACCTTCCACGGGCCGGGCCAGCTCGTCGGCTATCCGATCGTCGACCTCAAGCGGCACCGCAAGGACCTGCACTGGTACCTGCGGCAGGTCGAGGAGGCGCTGATCGAGGGGATCGCGCCGTTCGGCCTCGCGGGCACGCGGAGCGCGGGCTACACGGGCGTCTGGGTCGAGTCGCGCGACGCAGCCGGCGCCGTCGTGTCGCGCAAGCTCGCGTCGATCGGCGTGCACGCGCGCGACTGGGTCACGTGGCACGGCTTCGCGCTCAACGTGACGATGGAGCCGCTGCGCTTCTTCGACCTCATCGTGCCGTGCGGGATCGCGGGCGTCGACATGACGTCCGTGGCGCGCGAGCTGGGCGCGGGGCGCGAGGCGAGCGTCGAGCGCGTGGGACGCGAGGTCGCGCGCGGCTTCGGCCGCGTGTTCGACCTCGTGCCCGTGTTCCTCACGCCCGACGAGCTGCGCGCGCGACTCCCCGCCGACGCTGAGGTGCCGGCGGCGGTCTCCGCGTAG